GCATGGCGGTCAAAAACGCGACGATGAATGCGCAGCAGGTGAAGGGACTCGTCGCCGACCATCGGGGCACTGTCAGGGAATTTGACTTTGACAATGTGGCACTCATCAGAGGCAGTTGGGACGATGCGCTGGGCCCATTGGTGGACAAAGAAGAGGGCGGCAGTCCCGACAGCTGGTCAAGAAAATCATTCGCTTCCGCAGGCTCAAACACAAGACCCGGGACATCCAGGACAAATACCTCGGCAGGGTCTGCGGTGGCAAACTCGTCGGAGGACGAAGCTGTCACACCGTCGTCGGCTGCGGCCGAGGCAAGCAGGGAGTTGTTCCAGGTCGACCTTGAGGGAATGGTCTTTGGCGGCGTCAACGACGTCGACAACTTCGAGAccggggtggaggagtgggCTAAGGGTGTtactgctgccgctgcttcTGCGTCTGCCAGCAACGACCGCTTGGATGACTATGATGACGTCGCCTCTGACATTGAGGCCGCCAAGCAGGCGAGCGAAGGGTTCAGCACGACGCttaggaagaggaggttgagaaagaagaggaggcaccATGACcacgatgaagaagacgagcGCAAGAGCCAGAAGAGCaccgaaaaagaaaaggaaaagagcaCTCGCCACTTTCCCGGCCTGggcaagagcagcagcaagcttACGCTCAAACACTCGCGCAGCCGCAGCGACGAGAcggcttccaccacccccaaagaAACCAAAGACCGTGAACGCTCTGAATCCCGTCCTCGTCTCCAACGTCGCCGCCGtcaccatcgccaccacTCCTCGGATGATGCTGTCCCAGCTCTCCCTACAATGCCGTCCATGCCGGAGGTGGTTGGCTCTGACGACGAGTCCTACTTCAACTCGCAGCACCCTTACTATACCTCCCCTGGCCCATTCACgccaccccccctcacccgGTCTAACTCTCTGTCTTCCTCCCATTCTGTCTCCCCggccccttccccatcccctaCCGGAAACAACAGGGGCAGCTCCAGAATCGAGATCTCAGTCCCTCTCCTCAACCCgaaccccttccccgtcctcctccagccaacAGTTTACGACCCCTCGGCCAAGACCGGGCCGTTCGTGTGCTCCGTCGTCGGAGAGGAAGACCATGGGCTTTATGAAGACGACGGTCTGAGCCCAGCACAGAGACTGATCGAGGCAGACATGCTTGCCGAAGCGCAAGAGCGTGAGGCTAGGTCGTCTGCGCTCAAGAGAGCGAGGGAGGCAGTCATGACGAAGCTCTCGAGAGAGTTTTCGAGAAAGGCCAACGCGAACAGTGAAAAGAACAAGgggtcggcggcggtgcaGCAGGTCGCTGGGATGATGAGCCTTGCCGATTTACCTTTGCACCCTTTGCATACCGGAGGCAATGCTAGCAGCCACAATGTGGGCGGAGGCAATAACAGTATCGGATGCAGGATCCGGGAAGGGCTGTTTGGAAAGAGCATGGCGAATGTGGCCGAGTGCAGGTCGGATCAGCAGAGGGTGACCATGGAGAGTAACGGCAGCGTGTTGGTGCCGCTTATTTTTGCCAGGTCTTGAGGCGGTTTAATGGGGTTTCTTGTCACTCTTTATCAacaccttttttttctctgtcTTCTCTCATGTTAACGAATGAACGGACGGGGATGACAAGACACGGTGTTATGTATTTATGATTCAAGGATGGAAAAAAAGGACTGGCTGGCATACTTTGGCAAGGTACAGGTGCAACGGACCGGTCAAATAAAGATACCTTGGGAATGGCATCATCgctggtgttggggatggcgggACATGGAAGGGTGTGTGATTGGGCGGTGGGTGGCAGGTGTTTTATGACATTTACGACCATTTTTACGTTACTATTCTGAACATTGTTATTTATCATCATCGACTTGACGATCATTACCATGATATGATATATCTCAAGTCTCTGCACTTTACTTATCTTTTGGTATCACCGAACTATGCGCACCTTGATTTCTAGAAATCCCTcagtacctaccttacctaggACAGAGACAACAGACGGTGTGACAGGGTCCGAAACAGAAACTCTGTGACACTGACTGACTGCTTTGGCTGCCAAGTGCTGGTATTTCGAGGGCGTCCAAGAAAAAGGCATCAGCATTGATAACAATCCCATGCCGTCCAACCAAGAAAGCGATCGATCGAAAATGGGCACGCTCGGCTCACTCAGCAGACAAGACTTCTTGAGATCAGCGATCACCAAGCGATGAAGCGATGAGGTGCAGCGACCAACAGGCATGGGACATGAAGTGCCTGCAACGGCTTGGCAGCACTGTTCTAGGCCCGACCGAAGGGCCGGGACGAATCAGACCAGAGCTTGCAAATATCCGTGTCCGCCTTCAGGGTGGTTGCTAGCCCCGACGGGCATAGCGTGGACGTGTTCGCTCAGCTTCCCTGTCCCAAAATCCTTGGAACCTGGAGATTTGCTCCATCTGAACCCGCGAACCCGCCGCCGCAATCAATTGAGAGCCTCGACAGGTTCCCGCCCTGGGGCTAGAAGCTCAGAGCTCAGACGTCGTTTACGGTTTTGCTTTTTGATTGATTTCGTCCTTCTATCATCTGTCTGTCAGTGCTGTCAGTCTGTCCGTCTCTCGCCCGCCTTGTGCCTGTCCTGTTCGTCTTCTTTGTCAGCCACGTGTTGTCCCCAGCAATCAGATCATCCGAACCTCCTGACCTGACAGGCCCTCCCGATCTATCTCGGCTTGCTTTGACTATCCGAAAACCGAACCGACGCACATAACCCACAGACGACACCTGTCGGCCACCATCCTGTCCGCATCTTTATGACTCGGTCGAGCCGGTATTGAGTCCAATCGCCGTTCACCTACGAGCAACCGAAGCCCTGGATAtcgccctccctcccccgaaCTGTCACGATACGGTCCCGTCGACACGCCCACCCAGCTCCGAGCCTCCCTACAGCAAGCAGCATGCATCGGCCCCGACAGACCCGTCCAGACTGTCTTTTATAGTCTGCCGAAGTCTGCCGAAGATGAGAGTCGCGATCCGGGAGCAGCTCGCAGCCCTTGTGATATTTGCCGTCCTCGTTGCGCTCGCCATTGTCTCGATTCCAACATGGATATTTGTCAACAATTTTGTCATTGGCGTTGAGTCGGGTGGTCTGCTTCTGACTGCCTCGCTCAAGGCTGCAAGGATATCATCCGAAATCGATCTGATTCAGACAACATGTCTTACCATCTCGACGCGCTTGATGCTGCAACAAGCATTCAAGAACTATTATCAAGGGAAAACCGAACCTGGAAGCGAAGATCCCTGGGTGGAAGCCGTCGCCGATCTCAAAAGCGCTCTCGGCAGCTCAGGCTTCTCGGGACTTGTGCAAGGCCGCTTATACTCGAGGAATTCAACCGGCAATGCCAATGGGCTATTGAGTATCACCGGAAACGGAAACGGTGGCCCCATTTATCTTCCCTACCTGGGAAGTAACGGCTTGCCGGTTGTGCTTGGAGACGATACTTATGGCAACGGCTTCCCGCCCATGCTCTATCCAAACATCAGCTACCGAAACAACGGCCGGCAACACCAGTTCGTCAACACGACATCCTTCTCCGCCGAGGTCTTCCCCGGCGTGTCTCTCGGCAACGGAAGTGATGGAAATGGCATCCTGCTTGGCCCTCTAGTTGTCAACTCCAGCTTTGCCCTGGTTTCCATCACCGTCCCCGTTCGCCAGAACGACCAGCCCCGTTATATATTGGGATACATGACACTCGTTGCCACTGCGAATGCCTTGATAGATGTCCAGAGGTCTCGGGAAGGGCTGGGTCGCACGGGAGTGGTCCTTTTCATGGGCTCTACGAACCCTTGGAATCACTTTGAGAGGCGGGTAGCGGCATCGAATGAAACATGGCAACCGCCGCCGGACGAGTTCTCCAAAGAAGATAtacacttcctcctcccaccccatccgCCAGAGGATCAGGATGATCGTCATGACCAACACAGCTATGAGTCGGGAAACTTTGGCGCTCCTTTCCCCGTAACTTCTTATCCCATGGTTCACGACGTCTTCCGCAAGCAAAACCTTGAGCATCCCAACTATGCAATCAGCGACCTGACTACTACCAACGAACAAGGGCactcggtggcggtgggtgcTGCCCGACCGCAAACATCACTGGTGTCgtgggctgtggtggtggaacaAGATGCAAATGAGGCCTTTGAACCCATTCACACCCTCAGGAGCATCCTCTTGGCCTGTGTGTTTGGCACCTTGGGACTTGTGCTGCTCCTGATCTTCCCTTGCGCCCATCTCAGTGTTATGCCCATTTTGAGGCTCAAGTCTGCCACAGAGAAGTCGATCGCCCCGCCAGGTTacgaggatgaagacagcGACTCGTATGACGAAGAAAACCCCAGCTCGGGGGGCACAACTTCCGGGCGGCTATCAGAAAAAACGATCGTGGGCAAGATTCGCCGTCACATCCGCAGACGCAGACGAGCCAAGGCTCGGCAGGGCATTTCGAATGAACCCACTCGTCGACAGTTCAAGATACCAGCACGTGTGGAGGACCGCAAGCACTTCGTGACGGACGAGCTGACGGAGCTTACGCAAACATTCAACGAAATGACGGATGAGCTTCTGAAGCAATACACCTCGCTGGACGAGAAAGTGGCCGAACGAACCAAGGAGCTCGAGATCAgcaagaaggctgccgaggctgCAAACGAGAGCAAGACCCTGTTTATCGCCAACATCTCGCACGAGCTCAAGACACCGTTGAATGGAATTATGGGCATGTGTGCAGTTTGCATGGAGGAAGACGACATCGTTCGCATCAAGCAATCACTCAAAACGCTCTACAAATCGGGAGATTTGCTGCTCCATCTGCTTGAGGACTTGCTCAGTTTCTCCAAGAACCAAATTGGGCAACAAGTCAGCCTTGAAGAGCGGGATTTCCGGTTGGGTGAGGTTCGATCACAGATGCTTGCCATTTTTGACAAGCAAGTCCGGGAGAACAAGGTCAGCTTTGCTGTTAACTTTGTCGGCACCGAATACATCGACGGAAACCCAAGTCCAGAACGGACAAGCATCGACAAACGGCTTCCTGCTCTGGGCCCCCCTGGTGTCGGCAGGTTGAAAGATATGTGTCTCTGGGGAGATCAGCATCGTATCTTGCAAGTCATCATTAACCTGGTGAGCAACAGCTTGAAGTTCACGCCAGCAGGAGGCAAGGTTGAGCTCAGGATCAGGTGTCTTGGTGAGATCGAGCAGCCAAGTGATGAGAGTAGGACATCGTCCTTCTCCAAAAATGGGTCCAACCGCCCGGGACGAACGCGTCATCGCATGGGTTCCGGGTCGACACATTCGGCCAGTTCCAAGGGCGGGCAGTCTCCagcgtcaccaccacccaaaacagATGGCACGGCGCTCTCTATCAACCCCGTTGATCGAAAGGTTTCCACCCACATTCAAATCAGAGAgcgctcaccaacacctccaccgccgaatGCAAGAACGTACATGTTCGAATTCGAAGTAGAAGACACAGGCCCTGGTATCCCCGAGCACATGCAGCAAAAGATCTTTGAGCCTTTCGTACAGGGCGACTTGGGCCTGAGTAAGAAGTATGGCGGCACCGGTCTGGGACTGAGCATCTGCTCGCAGCTGGCGACCATCATGGGCGGTAGTATCTCGCTGAAGAGTactgttggtgttggtacGACGTTCACCATGCAGATACCACTCAAGTACATTAGAGATCGGTAAGTCAACAAGCCTTTTTATTCATGGTGATGACGTGGTCATGGCTAATTGTTTCTCGTAGCGCTTCTAGTACAGCATCCAGTAGTATTGGGTCTCGTCCACAGAGCGTGTCTTCAGCAGACGGGCGCgcggctgctgaggctgaCCGGCGGAATTCGCTATCTAGAGCCTCCAACGACGTCCAGCCTCCGCCATCTACCGTGCTCGATAAGCAACCCCGCCTAGTAGGCCTGAGACAGCCATTTTTTGCGACAAATCTCACAGCCCGCCCTACTGCAGAGGATCAGTTGGCCGTGATTGATCGCGCCATGGAAAACAAGCCACCTGAGCAAGGGAAGCTCCGCGTCCTCGTGGCCGATGACAACTCGACCAACATTGAAGTTGTCAGTCGAATGCTCAAGCTGGAAGATATCTACGATGTGACCATTGCCAAGGACGGGCAAGAAGCATATGATCTTGTCAAAGCCAACATGGAGAACAACCAGCGCTTCGATGTCATCTTCATGGACATTCAAATGCCAAATCTTGATGGCCTCCAGTCCACTCGATTGATCCGAAAGATGGGTTACTCTGCTCCCATTGTTGCTCTGACCGCATTCTCCGAGGAGTCCAATGTCAAGGAGTGCATGGAATCGGGAATGGATGAGTTCCTGAGCAAGCCTATCCGACGGCCGGCATTGAAACAAGTGCTCAAGAAGTTTGCCACCATTGAGGAAGAGCCCGAGACATCAAGCTTGACGACAAAGAAAACCTCACCAAACCAGACCCCGGCACAGACGCCAGGCCAAGAGAGCTCCGATCCCCTTGCTCTCACCAATGGAGACGCCGCTGCACCTAAGGCTAAGGGAACTGCCCATGGCCCTCGTATAAATGGTTCGGCCTGAACTGGATCTTGATCTCCCGCCTTTCGATACACTTTCTGTCATATCTCTTATAATCTGGCGGTTGCTTCTTGGACGAAGATATAATCAGCATACTATTTCGGTGCAAGGCATTTTTTGgattttggtctttttttctcttcgtTCTTCCGAGCAAGGCGTAGGGCGtttgctgtttttttttctcttctaGCACGATTCCAACGCCCAATCTGCTTTTTGGGCGGGTTTCTAGAATGCTCGGTGGGTTTGCCGTCTCTGCTGCTATGCTGGACGAGACGGGCTTGCCCGCCAGGATCTGCTATATCTATCTTCTTTGCTCTTTATTCTTTTCTTAACCCTCTCTCATTGAAGTGTAGGATTGGCCGAGAGTTTCTTGGGATGGGGTAGCTCGTGTATATGGGCCATATTTTTTTTGGGTATCTAGTGTTGGACCGGCAAGGCAAGGGGAATAAAAAGGGTCAGTCGGGTTTTCTTTGTGCCAACGACCAACATAAAAACTGGTCAGGAGCAAAAACGAGAGAAGATGCAGAGGTACATAGTAATTTTCTTGTCAATTtgttgatgggatgggtggCCGCGGTAGGCAGAGGTTGCTTATGAGGTTGGAAGGGCGTGGTTAGTTTGCAAATATAGGAGCTGTTCTTGTCTTGAGAGTCATAACTTTATGTCTGAAATTTGTGAATGCATGTTGTTTTGTAGGGTCAGGGCCTAAGGGGGTCTCATTTCAAAAAGGGGGATTCAGGGGCAGGTCTATATTCACCTCTACTATAACGCCAAATTGAGCAGCGGCCATTTAAAATTATCATCGTAATCATACAAAAAAACACTTGCACTATGAAGACCCTAGGAGAAGGCACACTAATTTGCTGCCCAAACAACGCGACTGCTGAACCGTGCTCTCAGTCTCAAAACCAACGGCAAAGGCATTCGTTCAATGTGCTCAATCCAATCAAACTCCGTCAGACCATCAACCCGAACCAAACCAAAAGTTATCAACTCAAAATTCAGAATGAGTACATCCTCTCATGGTAtaacctcttcctccccgtcttcccAAGACAAACTCAGACCTCCCCCCCTAAGCATGGCCGTTCTGTTGTCCAGTCATGTAAGCACTGAATGATCTCTGTTGCTATTGTCAGTCACGCAGTCCTTTGTCAGGAGAAGAGGtctgaaagaaaaaagaagaaaacataccGCGTTTCTGGTCTGAATAAACACCGTCCCTGGGCCGGTGAACTTGCAGACGAGACCTTCACCAGACGCAAAGCCCGAAATGATGCCTCCCGAGGTGACCCGCTCCATGATGTACTTGACGTTCCAGGCGACCAAGTGGCCGTTGTCCACAATGTATTTCTCGCCTTCGGCCAGCTGTTTCCATGACATTAGCATTCCGGAATGTTTATTATCAGGACTGGgcgagagaaaaaaacaaaactcaCGTCTTTCCTGATAATGGCACCAAAGCTCGTCAGCCACAACAGGCCCGTCCCGCTAATCTTGTACACCCAGAGCCCCTCCCCGCTAAACATGGCCTTCCCCAGCCCCTGCCTCTTGTAGTCCTTGATCACATGCTGCGTGCTGGCGAGATACCCATCGTGGCTCACCGACCACGACTCGTTCCCGGTCAGCCTCAAGCTCGTGATGTCGCCCAGCATCGGCGGCGCGAGCAGCAGCTCTCCGGGACCGGTGTAGTGCGACTGGCTCATCTCGCCGCCCGCCACCAGCTTCTTCATGCTGAACTT
The sequence above is a segment of the Podospora pseudocomata strain CBS 415.72m chromosome 2 map unlocalized CBS415.72m_2, whole genome shotgun sequence genome. Coding sequences within it:
- a CDS encoding uncharacterized protein (EggNog:ENOG503NYV5), which encodes MASSTQLFYRLWQEETVRERFFELLSKQDLCAVRVANSACCNLVTRRLFVRISLTFTSNTFTNPHRIQALSRIGHHIEHLSFTFPHSNATFLPPLIHPQTGQEILFLYNPHTSMASALTRPKYGNSELGDILTQQYPPLFHAASNVPSFINAMKHMTNMRHLTIRTPGQEPSERYRRDIVDYALISLRISVERAPLTKLTKLSLSGVHPSSFNYLRHKPGFGALPSAALRWRQIKKLYISVESWDFYGPAPGLDHLKIIDDYIREFAPQLEKFSFTWLGRKGPCPIALSGDPLFAAPRHSKKLFNEVTSPMSPLPPKPLRHPLVMPKLRCMAVKNATMNAQQVKGLVADHRGTVREFDFDNVALIRGSWDDALGPLVDKEEGGSPDSWSRKSFASAGSNTRPGTSRTNTSAGSAVANSSEDEAVTPSSAAAEASRELFQVDLEGMVFGGVNDVDNFETGVEEWAKGVTAAAASASASNDRLDDYDDVASDIEAAKQASEGFSTTLRKRRLRKKRRHHDHDEEDERKSQKSTEKEKEKSTRHFPGLGKSSSKLTLKHSRSRSDETASTTPKETKDRERSESRPRLQRRRRHHRHHSSDDAVPALPTMPSMPEVVGSDDESYFNSQHPYYTSPGPFTPPPLTRSNSLSSSHSVSPAPSPSPTGNNRGSSRIEISVPLLNPNPFPVLLQPTVYDPSAKTGPFVCSVVGEEDHGLYEDDGLSPAQRLIEADMLAEAQEREARSSALKRAREAVMTKLSREFSRKANANSEKNKGSAAVQQVAGMMSLADLPLHPLHTGGNASSHNVGGGNNSIGCRIREGLFGKSMANVAECRSDQQRVTMESNGSVLVPLIFARS
- the SLN1 gene encoding Histidine kinase osmosensor (COG:T; EggNog:ENOG503NW4F), coding for MRVAIREQLAALVIFAVLVALAIVSIPTWIFVNNFVIGVESGGLLLTASLKAARISSEIDLIQTTCLTISTRLMLQQAFKNYYQGKTEPGSEDPWVEAVADLKSALGSSGFSGLVQGRLYSRNSTGNANGLLSITGNGNGGPIYLPYLGSNGLPVVLGDDTYGNGFPPMLYPNISYRNNGRQHQFVNTTSFSAEVFPGVSLGNGSDGNGILLGPLVVNSSFALVSITVPVRQNDQPRYILGYMTLVATANALIDVQRSREGLGRTGVVLFMGSTNPWNHFERRVAASNETWQPPPDEFSKEDIHFLLPPHPPEDQDDRHDQHSYESGNFGAPFPVTSYPMVHDVFRKQNLEHPNYAISDLTTTNEQGHSVAVGAARPQTSLVSWAVVVEQDANEAFEPIHTLRSILLACVFGTLGLVLLLIFPCAHLSVMPILRLKSATEKSIAPPGYEDEDSDSYDEENPSSGGTTSGRLSEKTIVGKIRRHIRRRRRAKARQGISNEPTRRQFKIPARVEDRKHFVTDELTELTQTFNEMTDELLKQYTSLDEKVAERTKELEISKKAAEAANESKTLFIANISHELKTPLNGIMGMCAVCMEEDDIVRIKQSLKTLYKSGDLLLHLLEDLLSFSKNQIGQQVSLEERDFRLGEVRSQMLAIFDKQVRENKVSFAVNFVGTEYIDGNPSPERTSIDKRLPALGPPGVGRLKDMCLWGDQHRILQVIINLVSNSLKFTPAGGKVELRIRCLGEIEQPSDESRTSSFSKNGSNRPGRTRHRMGSGSTHSASSKGGQSPASPPPKTDGTALSINPVDRKVSTHIQIRERSPTPPPPNARTYMFEFEVEDTGPGIPEHMQQKIFEPFVQGDLGLSKKYGGTGLGLSICSQLATIMGGSISLKSTVGVGTTFTMQIPLKYIRDRASSTASSSIGSRPQSVSSADGRAAAEADRRNSLSRASNDVQPPPSTVLDKQPRLVGLRQPFFATNLTARPTAEDQLAVIDRAMENKPPEQGKLRVLVADDNSTNIEVVSRMLKLEDIYDVTIAKDGQEAYDLVKANMENNQRFDVIFMDIQMPNLDGLQSTRLIRKMGYSAPIVALTAFSEESNVKECMESGMDEFLSKPIRRPALKQVLKKFATIEEEPETSSLTTKKTSPNQTPAQTPGQESSDPLALTNGDAAAPKAKGTAHGPRINGSA